From one Candidatus Nitrosocosmicus arcticus genomic stretch:
- a CDS encoding dihydrolipoyl dehydrogenase family protein, protein MQEFDLIVIGGGSGLDIASAAAQHGLKVAIIEKDRMGGTCLNRGCIPSKLLIHSANIAEIIKQSDTFGIKVNDFSIDFEKIMNRVNGITDSESDEIKKGLMQSDNPKLFAKECRFVGEKKIAFKREGKKLDGDEEDEIISAEKIVIASGTKPIIPKIKGLEETGYITSDEALRLKKQPQVLTIIGGGYVACELAHFFGSLGTKIHIIQRNNLLIPQEDEEISQKFTEVFSRKYNIHLGYNTESILKINNTNNHTADTFHVVAKNSSGEILEIDSDQLLVSTGRISNTESLDLDKSGIKINEKGFIIVDEYLETTMKGIFAIGDVVGKYLFKHNANLESQYAYNNIIHGSKKMSVDYTAMPHAIFSSPQVAGVGFTEQELRKKGTEYLKSTYPYIQTGMGEAIEDRDGFVKFLVDKNDRKILGCHIIGTDASTLIHEVLVTMRSGNGTIDSISNTIHIHPALSEVIARAASGIN, encoded by the coding sequence TTGCAAGAATTTGATCTTATAGTTATTGGAGGTGGCTCTGGGTTAGATATTGCTAGTGCTGCAGCTCAGCACGGACTTAAAGTAGCAATTATTGAAAAAGATAGGATGGGAGGAACATGTTTGAATAGAGGATGCATACCTTCTAAATTACTAATACATAGCGCTAACATAGCAGAAATTATAAAACAGTCAGATACCTTCGGAATAAAAGTTAATGATTTTTCTATTGATTTTGAGAAAATAATGAATAGGGTTAATGGAATTACTGATTCTGAATCAGATGAAATAAAAAAGGGATTGATGCAATCAGATAATCCAAAGCTCTTTGCAAAGGAGTGTAGATTTGTAGGAGAGAAAAAAATTGCCTTTAAAAGGGAAGGTAAAAAATTGGATGGTGACGAGGAAGATGAAATAATAAGTGCCGAAAAGATAGTGATTGCCTCTGGAACCAAACCTATTATTCCAAAAATAAAAGGTCTTGAAGAAACAGGATATATCACCAGTGATGAAGCACTACGTCTTAAGAAGCAACCTCAAGTTCTTACTATTATTGGCGGAGGTTATGTAGCTTGTGAGTTGGCACACTTTTTTGGTAGTCTTGGAACTAAAATACATATAATACAACGTAACAATCTTTTAATTCCTCAAGAAGACGAAGAAATATCTCAAAAATTCACTGAAGTGTTCTCCAGAAAATATAACATTCATTTAGGATACAATACCGAGTCAATTCTAAAGATTAACAATACGAACAATCACACTGCAGATACATTTCACGTAGTAGCAAAAAATTCATCAGGAGAAATTCTAGAGATTGACTCTGATCAATTACTAGTATCTACAGGAAGGATTTCTAATACCGAGTCACTTGACTTGGATAAAAGTGGTATAAAGATCAATGAAAAAGGTTTCATTATTGTCGATGAATATCTTGAAACAACGATGAAGGGGATTTTTGCTATAGGAGATGTTGTAGGAAAATATCTATTCAAACACAATGCAAATCTAGAATCCCAATATGCGTATAACAATATCATACATGGTAGTAAGAAAATGTCGGTAGACTATACTGCTATGCCACACGCAATTTTTAGCTCACCACAAGTAGCAGGAGTAGGTTTTACAGAACAAGAATTACGGAAGAAGGGGACAGAATATCTTAAATCCACATATCCATACATTCAGACAGGAATGGGTGAAGCAATAGAAGATAGAGATGGTTTTGTTAAATTTCTAGTCGATAAAAACGATAGAAAAATATTGGGATGTCATATTATTGGAACTGATGCATCTACGTTGATTCATGAGGTACTTGTAACAATGAGATCCGGAAACGGTACTATAGATAGCATTTCAAATACTATACATATTCATCCAGCACTTTCTGAAGTAATCGCTAGAGCGGCTAGCGGAATCAATTAG
- a CDS encoding TatD family hydrolase gives MVTLFDPHIHMYSRTTDDYELMSKAGIEIVVEPSFWLGGLRTSVGTFIDYWEHIISFEARRAKEYGIEHFACISVNPKESMNRTLALAAIESMRKYVDRENVVAIGEIGYNLINDLEEEIFVKQLEIAIEKNMLIMIHLPHYNKKEAITRIEGLMNHNSQIGTYDRKKILIDHNTEETIKKVLDMGVYAGLTVYPVTKLSPERAIKIIRIQGSDKIMINSSADWGPSDPLSVPTVSREMRKENMSKKDIENVTFFNAYDFYKQSPKFTWRG, from the coding sequence TTGGTAACCCTATTTGATCCTCATATTCACATGTATTCAAGGACTACTGATGATTATGAATTAATGTCAAAGGCTGGGATTGAAATTGTAGTAGAACCATCTTTTTGGCTAGGCGGTCTCAGAACATCCGTAGGGACTTTTATAGATTATTGGGAACACATAATATCTTTTGAAGCCAGAAGAGCTAAAGAATATGGAATCGAGCATTTTGCATGTATATCCGTTAATCCAAAAGAGTCTATGAATAGAACATTAGCTTTAGCGGCTATCGAGTCCATGAGGAAATATGTTGATAGGGAAAATGTAGTTGCAATAGGTGAGATAGGATACAACCTAATTAATGATTTAGAAGAGGAGATTTTTGTTAAACAATTGGAAATAGCAATAGAAAAGAACATGTTAATTATGATTCATTTACCACATTATAATAAAAAAGAGGCAATAACACGAATAGAAGGTTTAATGAACCACAATTCACAAATTGGAACATATGATAGGAAGAAAATATTAATAGATCATAACACTGAGGAAACAATTAAAAAAGTTCTTGATATGGGAGTATATGCAGGACTGACTGTTTATCCAGTCACAAAGTTATCTCCTGAGAGAGCTATTAAAATAATTAGAATTCAAGGATCTGACAAAATTATGATAAATAGTTCAGCTGATTGGGGACCATCAGATCCTTTGAGTGTACCCACAGTGTCAAGAGAGATGAGAAAAGAGAACATGAGTAAAAAAGATATTGAAAATGTTACTTTTTTTAATGCATATGATTTCTATAAACAATCTCCCAAATTTACATGGAGGGGTTAA